The Megalobrama amblycephala isolate DHTTF-2021 linkage group LG10, ASM1881202v1, whole genome shotgun sequence DNA segment TCTGCCTCAAACACCATGGCTTGCCAGCTTGTCCGGACTGACCCGCTTTCGCTGCAAATTGGAGAGCTTTCTAATTAACTGAGAAATCGGTGAAAATTAGAGCAAGGCCGCTTTTCCGACTTGTCTTAAATGTTTAGAGTGTCGAGGCACAGATTATCATTACATTTAGCAAACTTGCGCACCAAGCGGTGGCCCACGTAAGTTGCACACATTAAACAGCTGAGAACCCACAAGTCCCTCGTCTGCTTTTATTGCTCATCCGTCTCAAATGCTCAGCTCTCGACTTCTCGTCTCAAAAAGACAGTCAATGACACAAAGAATACTCTTTCAACTCTCTTGAGAAAATTAAAATTAGACCGAAAGGAGGGGGAGGCTAATTTCTTTGGCAAGCTGCTGCTTTTAATTCCACCCAGTAAAATCTTCAGAGTCTAATAGCAGATTATTGGAGCACCTGTCGGTGGCTTGCCGACTCCCGTCATCGGAACAGATTGTGACAGTTTTGTCAGAAGAAGAACCTGGCTGTGAGCGTGCCAAGCACGATGTCCGCATGGCACACGGTGGTGCCTGCGAGAGGCACGCCAGTCAATAATACTGCAGCCTGCGTGAAGCTATCAATTATTGCCGCAATTATTTGTCTAGTTGGATATTCAAAATGTCATGTGAAAAAGATGATTACATATTCCGCTGAGCGTTGCCATGTGTAATGAAATGAAGCGGGCCCTTGTTAAACATGGAGATGCGGTAACCTGTCCTTCAGAGATCCCCATGGCTGGTGAGGAGATGGCGGACCCTCAAAGTCTATTTAAAGACTCGAACCTTCCGTAGACCCGGTTTTGAAAGCGAATTGGGTTTTGTGTTTGACATGAGGCAAATTAAAACTTTCTCTCCAACTCGACAACAACAGATAGCCATTATGGTTGTAGCTGTGACAGGAGTGAAAAATACCCTTTGCATGataatacaaaaatgtatactAGGTTAAACCCTCTGCAGGTGGCagcaattaaatgtaatttctgcAGATTGTAATGATCCATAATTTAGCTGGCCTTTGCATCAACCCGCCTGATATAAAGTAGTGTGCAGTCTTGATTTGGTGCAGGGCTTTCAGCTGTTGGTCATGAGTGAGCTTGTCAGGAGGTGCTCGTGGGTGGCAGGGCCACAGATCAGCAATGTGCTGttatttttctctctatttACACCAACCGTCACCTCCTTCACTGCCCATCTCTCTCAACTGAAAGCTGGCATGTGATATCATCACCACTGATCTCTTGTTCTGGGACCTtggattattatatatattttaaacgtCTGTCAAATCTGATTCACATTTCATTTTGAAGTCTGAATGGTTTTGTCTTAAGGACATACCAGACCTATATGTGCAGGTTCCAGTGGTATTTGGAAAGATTTggatttttaatttcttttaaatgtgtatGGTTTGTTACCTTTAATTCATAACTTCTCAAAATAGACAGATGTACTAATTATAGTGCATttgggtgattttttttttttttttatagttttaaatgGTATTTAAATCAACAAGTGCAAATTTTGTTAAAGAGTAcatatgttttgtgtgtgtgtatttattatataaaatatatattctctCAATTCTCAGTGAGATACAAGCAAgttcaattattttattaaatagaGAGTAATCATCTAGTTGAAtctgtattttgtttaaaagtggATGATTTTCAATATTTACACTTGAATTAGAATAATGCTAATGCTAAATGATATTCAGTATATTTGGAGTAAAAGAGAACACATTTATGATGTGGTGTTACTGATAGGGCTCAAGTTGACAAAGTTTTGGGAATCACTGGTATACATCAccatgttttatattatttttaagctTCACTCATGTCATTCCTAACAGCCATTCCTAAAcattataatttatttgttGCACACCTTGCTCATGTAGAGTGCGTGTGTTTTCGTCGGCCATGTTTAAGAAGTGCCAAGGAAGAGACAAAATGATGACAGCACAAAAGGGCGCAGCGATGTCCGGAGGTGGCTGTCTGCCCGCCACAGAGCCTTCCAGAACCACCCCCATTTGTGTGCATTAACAGGATTATCTGAGAAAACCCACAGTGGCTCAGGCCTGCCTTTCCTCCTCTGAGCAGCAGAAAGGCCTTGCCTCGTTACATGCTTTGCTGGCTATTGAAGACTTCAGAGAAAGCCCCTCTGAGGAAAACAAACGAGATGAAAGAGTGCATGCTGCCTGTTCGGCACCGTTCAGCACCTCTTTCTGCCTTTCTTCCCGCCATCTCTCCATTTTTCgctttttttcctcttccccTTTTTCTCTCGGGATGGTTGTAAACAGTACATGATAGCAGTTTAGAGACCTCTGGCTTGTGGGGGGAGTTAAATCCATCTCCCCTGTCCATTTTCGCTGTTTGTTGTTGTGGTTCCTGTGTGGATGATGGCTCTTTTCCTGACCGCTTGACCTTGCGTTTTTGGGAGCGTAGGTAGATATCTGTACCTTGCATGTAACATCCCTTTTAGCGCTGGTAATTTTCAAAGTTCAAACTGTCACTCATTACTTCATGAAAATATCCATTTCATTGCCATTTGTGAGTTAATCGTGTGTTTTTAACTATAGGCATCCTGAACTCGCTGCTTGTTTACCTGTTGATGGTGCAAATGCCAtttgcatcacatttttttttttttttcttttagaaatTAAATCAGTGTAATTATCAAAAATGGTTCTGTAGCTTTGACAGCTTTCCATCTGGACTAGATAAAACATTTAGACTTATCATATTTATGAGAGAGGTGTATGTtaatgaagatgttttttttctttttaagttATAAAAGCTGGTCATCATTtggtgttattttgtttagagAGACCAGATAATCAAAAATAGCAAGGCATTTGCATGAGAATATACTGCTGTATCAGTTCCTCCAAAATGcagaaacaaaaatatttaataaatgggTAACATTGCATCAGGATTCAGCacagtgtatttaatgttgaaAGGCTCTTGTTTCCAGCCTCCTTTATTATTTAATCTCTTAAATAAGGTGGCGTAGGAGTCAGAAACATTAAATGAGATTACAAACGCAATGGGAGGAAAATCACAGGTCATTGTCAAAGTGCTGTTGAAAGtcaattattgttttaaatgttcctTTGCTGTGACAATTGTCTACATACTTCATTTCAGTTGTAAGGGAGGAGATAGTctctcatttttcttttttattctaCTGGTAGCTTCCCTTAATTCCATTTGAAGCTATTTTTGTATGAACACGTCTTTTGTGAGATTGCATTTGAAGAGCAGACAATTTATTAAATAGAATTCTAATTTCAAAACAACAGAGTGTTGTGTGAGGTGTTTACAACAAATGTTCATATTCTCCTCTAGCATTGCACTGGTATACAATACCTGAACATTGAGTAATGTATCCTTTAACACATTCTAACAATGTGTGTGCTTCCTCTGTTACCCTTTACATCTATATTACTTTAGTTCTTCCAAATTTTGTATACTGTATGCTTCCTGTTCATCTGTTTTTGTACATGGATGAAAACGTTCAGCTTGAGAGAGCACTATTGTTTGCTTTTATAGCCCGGCTGACAACTGCAAAGCAGAAGTGTATCACCCCATGCAAAGACCTGAGCTAAACCCCAACACAGTCTTTCTCTGCTGGAATATCAGTGCTTTGTCTGGTCTTGTGTTGTGAAAAGCTCTGCTTCACTGGGTTCTGGCCTGTAGTGCTGTTTGGGAGCATATTTATAATAAGAGCTGTGTTTACTGTTATGTGATACTTACTTTAGCCTGCTGAGGGGCTAAAGCTGTTGAAAGACTGTTAGTATGGGGGGCTGCAAAGGCCCGGGGTCTAGGCAGGTTCATAAATGATTAAGGCCCAATCTGTAGGGTTTTCGTATGTCCAAAATACACCAGGGAGCAGCTGAGAAAGGGAATGAGTGTGAACAAACACATGTAACAGATCTACAGACCTATTAACCAAATGGTTTTTTCTTTGAATGAGTTGCAGTTAATGTCTTTAGTACAGTTAGAGAATTAATTCTTCTCTTATGTGTTTTGCAGGTAAAGATGAGCCCAGCAGCTACACTTGCACAACCTGTAAACAGCCGTTCAGCAGTGCCTGGTTTCTGCTGCAACATGCCCAGAACACTCATGGCTTCCGTATCTACCTTGAGAGCGAGCGCGGAAGTCCGCTCACGCCCCGTGTGGGAGCTCCTTCAGGAATGGTCGCAGATTGCTCCTCTCAACCCCCCTTGCATGGCATCCATCTCCCAGAGGGAAGCCCATTCAACCTGCTACGGATACCCAACTCTGGACGCGACGGACCCCCTCTCCGAGAGGGTCGGTTTCCCCCTACGCCGCCTCTCTTTAGCCCTCCACCCCGCCATCACTTGGACCCTCATCGCATGGAGCACCTGAGCCCGGAGGAGCTGGCTTTGGCCACCCACCACCCGAGTGCCTTCGACAGGGTGCTGCGCCTCAACCCCATACCCATGGATCCCCCAGCTATGGACTTCTCTCGTAGGTTGAGGGAGCTGGCTGGTAACACCTCAGGGTCAACTCCTCCTCTCTCACCCAACCGGCCCAGCCCTATGCAACGGCTACTACAACCATTCCAGTCAGGATCCAAGCCGCCCTTTCTCTCTACCCCTCCCCTACCTTCCATGCAGTCCCCCTCTGGCTCCCAGTCCACCCCAACCCCTCTTACCCAACAGCCCAACACGCCCATGAAGACCAAGTCTTGTGAGTTCTGTGGGAAGACCTTCAAGTTCCAGAGTAATTTAATAGTGCATCGACGCAGTCACACGGGTGAGAAACCGTACAAGTGCCATCTGTGCGACCACGCCTGTACGCAGGCCAGCAAGCTGAAGCGGCACATGAAGACACACATGAACAAGTCTTCACCCATGACGGTCAAATCCGACGATGGCTTGTCTACAGCCAGCTCCCCTGAACCGGGAACCAGTGACTTGGTGGGTAGTGCCAGTAATGCCCTCAAGTCTGTGGTAGCCAAATTCAAGAGTGAAAATGATCATTTGATTCCAGAGAACggagaggaagaagaggaagaggaagaggaggaggaggaggaagaagaggaggaagaggaagaggaggaaggagaggaggaggagctGGAGAGGCAGGGAGGTAGAAACAACTACCACTTCAGCCTCAACCTTGAGGCTGCACGGCACCACGAAAACAACGGCGGGCGTCTGGGCGCGGGTGAGGATGGGATCCCGCGCTCGCTGCCTGAGGTTATGCAGGGCATGGGCTTGGCTGCCAGCATGCAGCACTACAGTGAGGCGTTTCATCAACACAAGCGAGGAGCCCTAAACTCTGACAATGATGCACATAGGGACATGTGTGACGAGGACTCGGCTCTGGAATCAGACAGAGTGGACGAGGGCTGTGGCTCAGCTATCAATGGCCGAGGCTCGTCCCCCAGCGAGTCTGCCTCCGTTGGTTTGTCCAAGAAGCTCTTACTGGGCAGTCCCAGCTCACTTAGTCCTTTCTCCAAACGAATCAAGCTGGAGAAAGACTTTGACCTCTCTACCCCTACAATCCCCAACACTGAGAATGTCTATTCTCAGTGGTTGGCTGGCTACGCTGCCTCTCGGCAGCTCAAGGACCCCTTTCTGAATTTTGGGGATTCCAGACAATCGCCTTTCGCCTCGTCTTCAGAGCACTCCTCAGAGAACGGAAGCCTGCGCTTCTCTACGCCACCAGGGGACCTGGATGGTGGCGTCTCGGGCCGCAGCGGGACTGGCAGTGGCGGCAGCACGCCACACCTTGGGGGTCCCGGTCGGCCCAGCTCGAAAGATGGCCGACGCAGTGACACCTGTGAGTTCTGCGGCAAagtatttaaaaactgcagcaATCTGACAGTGCACCGGCGCAGCCACACGGGCGAGAGGCCTTATA contains these protein-coding regions:
- the bcl11aa gene encoding BAF chromatin remodeling complex subunit BCL11A a isoform X2, with protein sequence MNFPLGDILIFIEHKRKQCNGTLCMDKAVDKPPSPSNAELRRASNPVEVGIQVTPEDDDCLSTSSRGICPKQENITGKDEPSSYTCTTCKQPFSSAWFLLQHAQNTHGFRIYLESERGSPLTPRVGAPSGMVADCSSQPPLHGIHLPEGSPFNLLRIPNSGRDGPPLREGRFPPTPPLFSPPPRHHLDPHRMEHLSPEELALATHHPSAFDRVLRLNPIPMDPPAMDFSRRLRELAGNTSGSTPPLSPNRPSPMQRLLQPFQSGSKPPFLSTPPLPSMQSPSGSQSTPTPLTQQPNTPMKTKSCEFCGKTFKFQSNLIVHRRSHTGEKPYKCHLCDHACTQASKLKRHMKTHMNKSSPMTVKSDDGLSTASSPEPGTSDLVGSASNALKSVVAKFKSENDHLIPENGEEEEEEEEEEEEEEEEEEEEEEGEEEELERQGGRNNYHFSLNLEAARHHENNGGRLGAGEDGIPRSLPEVMQGMGLAASMQHYSEAFHQHKRGALNSDNDAHRDMCDEDSALESDRVDEGCGSAINGRGSSPSESASVGLSKKLLLGSPSSLSPFSKRIKLEKDFDLSTPTIPNTENVYSQWLAGYAASRQLKDPFLNFGDSRQSPFASSSEHSSENGSLRFSTPPGDLDGGVSGRSGTGSGGSTPHLGGPGRPSSKDGRRSDTCEFCGKVFKNCSNLTVHRRSHTGERPYKCELCNYACAQSSKLTRHMKTHGQVGKDVYKCEICQMPFSVYSTLEKHMKKWHSDRALNNEIKTE
- the bcl11aa gene encoding BAF chromatin remodeling complex subunit BCL11A a isoform X1 — encoded protein: MSRRKQGKPQHLSKRDFSPEPLSAVVSEERQEQRGLVQVSPEGDQDLLTCGQCQMNFPLGDILIFIEHKRKQCNGTLCMDKAVDKPPSPSNAELRRASNPVEVGIQVTPEDDDCLSTSSRGICPKQENITGKDEPSSYTCTTCKQPFSSAWFLLQHAQNTHGFRIYLESERGSPLTPRVGAPSGMVADCSSQPPLHGIHLPEGSPFNLLRIPNSGRDGPPLREGRFPPTPPLFSPPPRHHLDPHRMEHLSPEELALATHHPSAFDRVLRLNPIPMDPPAMDFSRRLRELAGNTSGSTPPLSPNRPSPMQRLLQPFQSGSKPPFLSTPPLPSMQSPSGSQSTPTPLTQQPNTPMKTKSCEFCGKTFKFQSNLIVHRRSHTGEKPYKCHLCDHACTQASKLKRHMKTHMNKSSPMTVKSDDGLSTASSPEPGTSDLVGSASNALKSVVAKFKSENDHLIPENGEEEEEEEEEEEEEEEEEEEEEEGEEEELERQGGRNNYHFSLNLEAARHHENNGGRLGAGEDGIPRSLPEVMQGMGLAASMQHYSEAFHQHKRGALNSDNDAHRDMCDEDSALESDRVDEGCGSAINGRGSSPSESASVGLSKKLLLGSPSSLSPFSKRIKLEKDFDLSTPTIPNTENVYSQWLAGYAASRQLKDPFLNFGDSRQSPFASSSEHSSENGSLRFSTPPGDLDGGVSGRSGTGSGGSTPHLGGPGRPSSKDGRRSDTCEFCGKVFKNCSNLTVHRRSHTGERPYKCELCNYACAQSSKLTRHMKTHGQVGKDVYKCEICQMPFSVYSTLEKHMKKWHSDRALNNEIKTE